A window from Bosea sp. ANAM02 encodes these proteins:
- a CDS encoding cytochrome c produces the protein MSKSPRIALLAAAAGLVVVVAGPLFAQSATKPQAPPKPPHAGQAQAPAASPRLGLGREALPEEIKAWSIEVRPDGKGLPPGRGTVRQGDELFQAQCASCHGEFGQGNGRWPVLAGGQGSLKDDRPEKTIGSFWPDLSTVYDYIHRAMPFGNAQSLQPDEVYALTAYLLYLNDIVKDEDFELSDKNFTSVKLPNASAFYDDDRESTEKSFWGRQPCMKDCKSEVKITGRATVLDVTPDSKTAPKVD, from the coding sequence ATGTCGAAATCTCCTAGGATCGCGCTGCTCGCCGCTGCCGCAGGCCTGGTCGTCGTCGTGGCCGGTCCCCTGTTCGCGCAGTCCGCTACGAAGCCCCAGGCGCCGCCGAAACCGCCCCATGCGGGGCAGGCGCAGGCGCCTGCCGCTTCGCCCCGGCTCGGGCTGGGCCGCGAGGCCTTGCCGGAGGAAATCAAGGCCTGGTCGATCGAGGTCCGGCCGGACGGCAAGGGCCTGCCACCCGGCAGGGGCACGGTGAGGCAGGGCGACGAACTGTTCCAGGCTCAATGCGCCAGCTGCCATGGCGAGTTCGGGCAGGGCAATGGCCGCTGGCCGGTTCTGGCCGGCGGGCAGGGTTCGCTGAAGGACGATCGGCCCGAGAAGACCATTGGCTCGTTCTGGCCCGATCTCTCGACGGTCTACGACTACATTCACCGTGCCATGCCTTTCGGCAACGCGCAGTCGCTGCAGCCCGACGAGGTCTATGCTCTGACCGCCTATCTGCTCTACCTGAACGATATCGTGAAGGACGAGGATTTCGAGCTGTCGGACAAGAACTTCACCTCGGTGAAGCTGCCGAACGCGTCGGCCTTCTATGACGACGACCGCGAGAGCACGGAGAAATCGTTCTGGGGGCGCCAGCCCTGCATGAAGGACTGCAAGAGCGAGGTGAAGATCACTGGTCGCGCCACGGTGCTCGACGTGACGCCGGACTCCAAAACGGCGCCGAAGGTCGACTGA
- the soxC gene encoding sulfite dehydrogenase, producing MTSHADNPAPSRRRFLGGAALAGAGLVAAGTARGQAPKPDPLITDVQDWNRYLGEGVDKHPYGSPSRFEKNVVRRDVPWLTASPESSVNFTPLHDLDGIITPSGLCFERHHAGIADIDPASHRLMIHGLVDKPLVFTMEDIRRMPRENRVYFLECAANSGMEWRGAQLNGCQFTHGMVHNVMYTGVPLGAILAEAGLKPQAKWLMLEGADAAGMNRSLPLEKALDDVLIAFAMNGEALRPEQGYPLRAVIPGWEGNLWVKWLRRIEVGDMPWMAREETSKYTDLLADGRSRRFTFIMDAKSVVTNPSPQAPLKARGRNVLSGLAWSGRGTIKRVDVTLDGGRNWQEARIDGPVLDKSLTRFYVDFDWNGGELLVQSRAMDSTGYVQPTKEELRKVRGANSIYHNNGIQTWHVKPNGETENVEIS from the coding sequence ATGACCTCGCACGCTGACAATCCGGCGCCGAGTCGCCGTCGTTTCCTCGGTGGCGCCGCGCTGGCCGGTGCCGGCCTCGTGGCGGCCGGTACCGCCCGCGGGCAGGCGCCCAAGCCCGATCCGCTGATCACCGACGTGCAGGACTGGAACCGCTATCTGGGTGAGGGGGTCGACAAGCATCCTTACGGATCGCCCTCGCGCTTCGAGAAGAATGTCGTTCGCCGCGACGTACCCTGGCTGACCGCCTCGCCGGAATCCTCGGTGAACTTCACGCCGCTGCACGATCTCGACGGCATCATCACGCCCTCGGGCCTGTGCTTCGAGCGTCATCACGCCGGCATCGCCGATATCGACCCGGCCAGTCATCGGCTGATGATCCACGGCCTCGTCGATAAGCCGCTCGTCTTCACGATGGAGGACATCAGGCGGATGCCGCGCGAGAACCGCGTGTACTTCCTCGAATGCGCCGCCAATTCCGGCATGGAATGGCGCGGGGCGCAACTCAACGGCTGCCAGTTCACCCACGGCATGGTCCATAACGTCATGTACACGGGGGTGCCGCTCGGGGCGATCCTGGCCGAGGCCGGGCTGAAGCCGCAGGCGAAATGGCTGATGCTGGAGGGGGCCGATGCAGCCGGCATGAACCGTTCCCTGCCGCTCGAGAAGGCGCTCGACGACGTGCTCATCGCCTTCGCCATGAACGGCGAGGCGCTGCGGCCCGAGCAGGGCTATCCCCTGCGTGCGGTGATCCCCGGCTGGGAAGGCAATCTCTGGGTCAAGTGGCTACGCCGGATCGAGGTCGGCGACATGCCCTGGATGGCGCGCGAGGAGACCTCGAAATACACCGACCTTCTGGCCGATGGGCGCTCGCGTCGCTTCACTTTCATCATGGACGCGAAATCGGTCGTCACCAACCCGTCGCCTCAGGCTCCGCTGAAGGCCAGGGGGCGCAACGTGCTCTCGGGCCTCGCCTGGTCCGGCCGCGGCACGATCAAGCGCGTCGACGTCACGCTCGACGGCGGCAGGAACTGGCAGGAGGCGCGCATCGACGGGCCGGTCCTCGACAAGTCGCTCACCCGATTCTACGTCGATTTCGACTGGAACGGCGGCGAATTGCTGGTGCAGTCCCGTGCCATGGATTCGACGGGCTACGTCCAGCCGACGAAGGAGGAGCTGCGCAAGGTTCGCGGCGCCAATTCGATCTATCACAACAACGGCATTCAGACCTGGCATGTGAAGCCGAACGGGGAGACCGAGAATGTCGAAATCTCCTAG
- the soxB gene encoding thiosulfohydrolase SoxB has product MISRREFLQATAAAAAITSTSGLGPLGRAAAQQKLSQADILRFDPLGTVTILYLADIHAQLMPLHFREPSVNFGVGEVKGLPPHLTDAAFRDHFRIAAGTPEAFALTSDDFVQLARNYGRMGGLDRIATLVKAVRAERGDDKVLLLDGGDTWQGSWSALQTKGQDMVDAMSALKVDAMTSHWEFTLGAERVKEIVEAAPFAFLAQNIRDKEWNEPVFPPRKVFEKGGAKIAVIGQALPRTAIANPRWMFPDWEFGIREEELQKQVEEARGEGASVVVLLSHDGFDVDRKLASRVKGIDVILTAHTHDAMPGLIRVGETVLVATGSHGKFLSRLDLSVKDGKLADIRFKLMPVFADAIAPDADMAELIRTIRQPFAADLAREIGRTDALLYRRGNFNGTFDDLICDAMMQQRDAEITLSPGFRWGGSLLPGDAITWEAITNATAITYPSCYRMEMTGQQLKDVLEDVADNIFHPDPYFQGGGDMVRVGGMGYAIDVGKPMGSRISDLTHLKSGQPIEAGKRYVVSGWASVNEGTQGPPIWDVVREHVAAAGTIALKPNTAVKVSGA; this is encoded by the coding sequence ATGATCTCCAGACGCGAATTCCTTCAGGCGACGGCGGCGGCTGCGGCGATCACGAGTACTTCGGGGCTCGGCCCCCTCGGGCGCGCCGCGGCCCAGCAGAAGCTCTCGCAGGCCGACATCCTGCGCTTCGATCCGCTGGGCACGGTTACGATCCTCTATCTGGCCGACATCCATGCGCAGCTCATGCCGCTGCATTTTCGCGAGCCCTCCGTCAATTTCGGGGTGGGGGAGGTCAAAGGCCTGCCGCCGCATCTGACCGACGCCGCTTTCCGCGACCATTTCAGGATCGCCGCCGGAACGCCGGAGGCTTTTGCGCTGACATCGGACGATTTCGTCCAGCTCGCGCGCAATTACGGCCGGATGGGCGGCCTCGACCGGATCGCGACGCTGGTGAAGGCCGTCCGTGCCGAGCGCGGCGACGACAAGGTGCTGCTGCTCGACGGCGGCGACACCTGGCAGGGGAGCTGGAGCGCCCTGCAGACCAAGGGGCAGGACATGGTCGATGCCATGTCGGCGCTCAAGGTCGATGCGATGACCTCGCATTGGGAATTCACGCTCGGCGCCGAGCGCGTCAAGGAGATCGTCGAGGCGGCGCCCTTCGCCTTCCTTGCCCAGAACATTCGCGACAAGGAATGGAACGAACCGGTCTTCCCGCCGCGCAAGGTCTTCGAGAAGGGCGGTGCGAAGATCGCCGTGATCGGCCAGGCCCTGCCGCGCACCGCGATCGCCAATCCGCGCTGGATGTTCCCGGACTGGGAGTTCGGCATCCGCGAGGAGGAGTTGCAGAAGCAGGTCGAGGAAGCCCGCGGCGAGGGGGCATCCGTCGTCGTCCTGCTCTCGCATGACGGTTTCGACGTCGACCGCAAGCTCGCTTCGCGGGTGAAGGGCATCGACGTCATCCTGACGGCCCATACCCATGATGCGATGCCCGGCCTGATCCGCGTCGGCGAGACCGTGCTCGTCGCCACGGGGTCGCATGGCAAGTTCCTGTCGCGCCTGGACCTGTCGGTGAAGGACGGCAAGCTCGCCGATATCCGCTTCAAGCTGATGCCGGTCTTCGCCGATGCGATCGCGCCGGACGCCGACATGGCGGAGCTGATCAGGACGATTCGCCAGCCCTTCGCCGCCGACCTCGCCAGGGAGATCGGCCGGACCGACGCGCTGCTCTACCGGCGCGGCAATTTCAACGGCACCTTCGACGACCTGATCTGCGATGCGATGATGCAGCAGCGCGATGCCGAGATCACGCTGTCGCCCGGCTTCCGCTGGGGCGGCTCGCTGCTGCCGGGCGATGCGATCACCTGGGAGGCGATCACCAACGCCACCGCGATCACCTATCCGAGCTGCTACCGGATGGAGATGACCGGTCAGCAACTGAAGGACGTCCTGGAAGACGTCGCCGACAACATCTTTCATCCCGACCCGTATTTCCAGGGTGGCGGCGACATGGTCCGAGTCGGTGGCATGGGCTACGCCATCGATGTCGGCAAGCCGATGGGCAGCCGTATCTCGGATCTCACCCATCTGAAGTCAGGACAGCCGATCGAAGCCGGCAAGCGCTACGTCGTTTCCGGCTGGGCGAGCGTCAACGAGGGCACGCAGGGGCCGCCGATCTGGGACGTGGTCCGGGAGCATGTCGCGGCAGCCGGGACGATCGCATTGAAACCCAACACGGCCGTGAAGGTGAGCGGAGCATGA
- the soxZ gene encoding thiosulfate oxidation carrier complex protein SoxZ: MSTKPTPRVRVPAKAAAGEMIEIKTLISHEMESGQRKDAKGETIPRKIINKFTASFNGKPVFVADWNPAISANPYQSFFYKAAESGEFTFVWKDDDGSEYTAKSKLTVG, from the coding sequence ATGAGCACGAAGCCCACGCCGCGCGTACGCGTTCCGGCCAAGGCCGCCGCCGGCGAAATGATCGAGATCAAGACGCTGATCTCGCACGAAATGGAATCGGGGCAGCGCAAGGACGCCAAGGGCGAGACCATCCCGCGCAAGATCATCAACAAGTTCACGGCGAGCTTCAACGGCAAGCCGGTTTTCGTCGCTGACTGGAATCCGGCGATTTCCGCCAATCCCTATCAATCCTTCTTCTACAAGGCGGCGGAGAGCGGCGAGTTCACCTTCGTCTGGAAGGATGACGACGGCTCCGAATACACGGCCAAGAGCAAGCTGACGGTCGGCTGA